The DNA segment CACAATTCTCAAAACGCTAATATTAGTATTTTGCTCGAGTATCTTTACTCGAGCTTTTTTAATAAAATTTTTCTTTTAGTTTCCGTTTATTTACTTTTTTACTTCTTTATTTAAAATTTTATGATATAATTCAGCTTCAACTTCAAAATAGGAAAGGAAGTCTTATGAAAAAGATTGCTTTAGCTATGGTTGCTGCATCTGCTCTTTTTGCTTCAAATGCAGCGTATAATTACGAGATAACTCCAACAGTTGGCGGAGTTCACCCTGAGGGAAATCTAGGTCTTAACGATAAGGTTACAGCTGGTATTAGAGCTGCTAGAAACCTAGAAGGCGTATTCTTTGATCAAGTAGAACTAGGTCTTGACTACTCACACAGAGCGACTGAAACAGTTAATGGCGTAAGTCGTGGTGGACACGCAACTAGATACTTTTTAAATGTTGTAAAAGATGTTGTTAGCTTTGGCGACTTCAGCCTTTATGGTTTAGTTGGTGCTGGTTATGAAGATCTTTCAAAGCATTTTGTTGATAACGAAGATGGCGGTTTTGGTCAGTATGGTCTTGGACTAAGATACCAAGTTACTGACGTTTTTGCTCTTAAAGCTGAGGTTAGAGATGCTATCAAATTTGAACACGCTGATCACAATCTATTCTACACATTAGGCTTTGGTATAGGTCTTGACTCAAAAGCTCCAGCTGTTGCTGTTGCTACTGCTCCAGTTGCTGCTGCGGTTGCTACTTCAAACGATGATGATAACGATGGTGTAGTAAATGATTTAGATAAATGCCCTAACACACCAGCTGGTGTAGTTGTTGATGAAACAGGTTGTGAAAAAGTTATCGTTCTTCGCGATCTTGGCGTAAATTTTGCATTTGACAGCTATAAAGTAAGCCCAACTTATGCTGCTGAGATTAAAAAAGTAGCTGAGTTTATGTCTGAGCACCCTGAATACAGAGTAGTTCTAGCTGGTCACACTGATAGCGTGGGCAAAGAAGTTTACAACCAAAAACTATCTGAAAAAAGAGCAAATGCAGTTGCAAAAACTCTTGAAGGTTTTGGTGTAGACGCTAGTAAAATTTCAACAGTAGGATATGGCGAAACTAAGCCTGTTGCTACAAATAATACAAAAGAGGGACGCGCTCAAAATAGACGCGTTGAAGCTACTTTTAATAAATAATTTAGCTTTTAAATTATGGGGCTTTAATGGCCCCATTTTAGAGTTTTAAATTTGAAAAAAATTATACTTTTTGATTTAGACGGCACACTTATAGATTCAACTCCTGCAATAGTTCATAGTTTTAACACAGCCTTTACGTTTTTAGGTAAAGATACACCAGACATAAATAAACTAAAATCCCTAATAGGTCATACATTAGAGGATATGTTTGTTATGCTTGGGGTAAGAAAAGATGAGGTTAATAACTATGTTGACGCATATAGACAAGCATACCACAAGGTTTATTTAGAACAGACAACATTGATAGAGTCCGCAAAAGAGGCTCTTAAAGAGGCTTATAGTTTTGCAGATCTTGGGGTTG comes from the Campylobacter mucosalis genome and includes:
- a CDS encoding OmpA family protein, with the protein product MKKIALAMVAASALFASNAAYNYEITPTVGGVHPEGNLGLNDKVTAGIRAARNLEGVFFDQVELGLDYSHRATETVNGVSRGGHATRYFLNVVKDVVSFGDFSLYGLVGAGYEDLSKHFVDNEDGGFGQYGLGLRYQVTDVFALKAEVRDAIKFEHADHNLFYTLGFGIGLDSKAPAVAVATAPVAAAVATSNDDDNDGVVNDLDKCPNTPAGVVVDETGCEKVIVLRDLGVNFAFDSYKVSPTYAAEIKKVAEFMSEHPEYRVVLAGHTDSVGKEVYNQKLSEKRANAVAKTLEGFGVDASKISTVGYGETKPVATNNTKEGRAQNRRVEATFNK